The nucleotide sequence CGTTAAGTCTTCAGATTTAAGCAACTTAGCCAGTTTCATCGCATCACGTTTATCTGTTTTTACTTTATCCCCTGGCTTTTTAGGGATAAGCGAAGGCGCAACGACATAGCAGCAATGACCTAAGCTCGTCAGTAGTCGATAAATCCAATAGCCACAGGGGCCTGCTTCATAAACAAAATGCAATGTCGCATTGGGATATTTAGATTGATATTGGCTAGCAAGTTTAGTGATTGCGGCTTTAGTTGTTTTAATTTTTCCTTGATGAACCGTTTTTGCGCCACGTTGGTCTTCAATATGTGCAACTTCAGTCGATACTTTATGGGTATCTAATCCAATAAAAACTATGTTATGTTTACTCATGCTAGCCTCCAGTTTTAGTTGTTTAACACACTAATTATGGCTCTGGTTTTACTAACCCACGAATTTGGAGGCTAGCACCTCGTGGGGAGTCATTATGTCTATGTGCATTAGGTTAGGTGATATATGAAAAAGTGGCTTATAGAATCAGAAGAATCACTTTCTAAAGCAATGGAAGCTCTAAAAGGTGGTGGCATCCCTAAAGAAAACCTTTATAAATTGGCACCCTTATATTATTCAGAAAAACGAAAAACAAATAATGAATCGCTGATTCAAGAAATGTGCGATGTAAACGACCAGCAAATAGAACAAGATTGTTCTTTTGATCCAGACTCAATTAAGCGTTATAAATTTAATTACGTGTCATCATATCTATATTGTTATGTTGTCGCAGGAAAAATGGATGACTTCAAACACGACAACATCATGGAATACGTAAACTCGCATATGGATCTATTTTCTGATTAGGGTCATGTACTCAAAAGCACTTAGTTTCAAGTTTGAAGTGCAACTGTGATTTAGCAGGACACCCACTCCAAATTCTAACTTCTGTTAAGAGACAGACACTAAATAGAGTAATCTCTATACTTTATCCCACGTAGGTTGTTCGCCACCTAATCTATCAAGAATAAAGTCAATAAATACTCGTACCTTTGCGGGTAAGTGGCGTCTCTCAGGAAAAACAGCATAAAAATTCTGCATAGATAAACTATACTCGGGTAACAAAGGAACCAGTTTTCCTTGGTTAATATCTTCACCAACAATAAAAGTAGGAATTTTAGCAATACCTAAACCTGATAACGTTGCTTGATGCAGAGCTTCACTATTATTAACTTGATAATTACCTGCAACCTTTACTTTTAACGGCCCGCTTTCACCATGAAAAGTCCATTCGCTACCACCACTAAAGTAAGCGTAATTAATACAATTATGTTTAATCAAGTCTTCAGGGCTTTGTGGCGCACTATGTTTAGCAAGATAGTTAGGTGAAGCGCAAATAACACTACGGCAAGGAGCCAACCGACGGGCAATCAAAGTAGAGTCTTGCAAATTCCCCGCACGAATAGCGAGATCAAACCCAGCTTCAACTAAATCAACAACCTTGTCGTCCATGACCATATTTAGTTCGATACCTGGATATTTCATTAAAAAGTCGGTCACTAAAGGCGCTATATGCAATCGACCAAAAGACATAGGTGTATTCACTTTTAATAAACCTTTGGGATTTCCTTGTAACTGTGAAACGGAGTCTATTCCTTCTCCAGCAGCAATATAGGCTTTTAGAGCATATTCAAAATAGCGCTCTCCTGCTTCTGTTAAACTGAGTTGCCGTGTTGTTCGATGTAATAACTGCGCACCCAATTTATTTTCAAGCTGGCTGATGCGCTTACTAACTGCTGATTTACTTGTGCCTAAGCGTAAAGCCGCCTGAGAAAAGCTGCCATTTTCTACTACAGCAACAAACACGGGAATAGCTGAGAAAGTGTCCATTCATTTTCCATTGTTAACTTAAACTCAACAATAAGTTTCCAGTATACCGACTTATCAGTCAATAAATATAACGATAACATGAAGCCTAATTTATCGTTTGAGTTGGTTAAACCCAATATAAAGCGACTTCAGTTTTATTATTAAGGAAAAAATATGAAAGTTTTTCAAGCCATCGAAGAACGTAGAGCGGTAAAGCGATACAACGCAGAGAGTAAAATGTTACCCGGAGATTTTGATAAAATTATGTCAGCAGCAGTTCTCTCTCCAACATCATATAATATTCAACATTGGCGCTTTGTTAGAGTCACTGATAAAGCCCAAAGAGAGAAATTAAAAGATGCGGCTTGGGGGCAAGAACAAGTCGCATCAGCTTCAGAGCTAGTTATTTTATGTGCAGATATCAATGCATGGAGCGACAG is from Colwellia sp. Arc7-635 and encodes:
- a CDS encoding LysR family transcriptional regulator; this translates as MDTFSAIPVFVAVVENGSFSQAALRLGTSKSAVSKRISQLENKLGAQLLHRTTRQLSLTEAGERYFEYALKAYIAAGEGIDSVSQLQGNPKGLLKVNTPMSFGRLHIAPLVTDFLMKYPGIELNMVMDDKVVDLVEAGFDLAIRAGNLQDSTLIARRLAPCRSVICASPNYLAKHSAPQSPEDLIKHNCINYAYFSGGSEWTFHGESGPLKVKVAGNYQVNNSEALHQATLSGLGIAKIPTFIVGEDINQGKLVPLLPEYSLSMQNFYAVFPERRHLPAKVRVFIDFILDRLGGEQPTWDKV